A genomic stretch from Coffea arabica cultivar ET-39 chromosome 10c, Coffea Arabica ET-39 HiFi, whole genome shotgun sequence includes:
- the LOC140015831 gene encoding uncharacterized protein: protein MQTLKTTEWQKVRVANPTTYQLMINNRWNTVLIFRIFNSQDAERILRIPISLTGKEDSYYWTHSQNGQYTVQSGYKTWMMEKNLEDTRRREDTGTSYEGTMSNIWKTLWKQKVSQKMKVFIWKCLHGGLPVRAEIHRRTRQGNPVCIGCGDMEETLEHLLIQCTKAKEIWKMAPVQWDGIMELSDCFIRWWTAIMEAQQDRGRKDQVNLTINILWQIWKARNVREFNHKEREPHKIIQRAMKEWTEFDEANKGNVVRKNTQETKIQQRTEQELGQNESQTSLLIKIHTHQDKRQAIVGIGITAIDSLGQIQAGWALRERLSTEPIQDQAVAVRLALLNAISQGWSSIRVELDNKELLECIKGSRQCNHMMATLMEDIQFISNQFHKCSFSFANTGKVCSIKLSLHALTIWIDEEWVNPTLRC from the coding sequence atgcaaaCATTAAAGACAACCGAGTGGCAGAAGGTTAGAGTAGCTAATCCAACAACCTACCAATTGATGATCAACAACAGATGGAACACAGTGCTGATCTTCAGAATCTTTAACTCACAAGACGCTGAGAGGATCTTGAGAATTCCTATAAGCCTAACTGGAAAGGAGGACAGTTACTACTGGACGCACTCGCAGAATGGACAATATACAGTTCAGTCAGGCTATAAGACGTGGATGATGGAAAAGAATCTGGAAGATACAAGGAGGAGGGAGGATACTGGAACAAGCTATGAAGGGACCATGTCTAATATCTGGAAAACACTATGGAAGCAAAAGGTAAGCCAGAAGATGAAAGTTTTCATTTGGAAGTGCCTGCATGGTGGTCTCCCTGTGAGAGCAGAAATACACAGAAGAACAAGGCAAGGGAATCCTGTTTGTATAGGGTGTGGAGACATGGAGGAAACTCTTGAACATCTACTGATCCAGTGTACAAAAGCTAAGGAAATTTGGAAGATGGCACCGGTGCAATGGGATGGAATTATGGAGCTGTCAGATTGCTTCATCAGATGGTGGACAGCAATAATGGAAGCTCAACAAGACAGAGGAAGGAAGGATCAGGTGAACCTCACCATTAATATCCTCTGGCAGATATGGAAAGCAAGGAACGTTAGAGAATTCAACCACAAAGAAAGAGAACCACACAAGATTATTCAAAGAGCCATGAAGGAGTGGACAGAGTTTGATGAGGCAAACAAAGGCAACGTAGTAAGGAAGAACACTCAGGAAACAAAAATACAGCAACGAACTGAACAAGAGCTAGGGCAAAACGAGAGCCAAACCAGCCTACTGATCAAGATCCATACACATCAAGACAAAAGACAAGCAATAGTAGGGATTGGAATCACTGCAATTGACTCCTTGGGACAAATTCAAGCGGGCTGGGCACTAAGAGAAAGATTATCAACTGAGCCAATACAAGATCAAGCGGTAGCAGTGAGACTTGCGCTACTAAATGCGATCAGCCAAGGATGGAGCAGTATCAGAGTGGAGCTCGATAACAAGGAGCTGTTGGAGTGTATAAAAGGTTCGAGGCAGTGCAACCATATGATGGCTACTCTAATGGAAGATATCCAGTTCATTAGTAATCAGTTTCATAAGTGTTCTTTCTCTTTTGCTAATACAGGGAAAGTATGCAGTATTAAATTGAGCTTGCATGCTCTAACCATCTGGATAGATGAAGAATGGGTAAATCCCACTCTTAGGTGCTAG